The genomic window CTTATCATAATTCTTATTCGGAGGGTAAATCCCTCAGGGTATCTCAGGGTACATCTTGGTACATCTACGGATGAGATCGACCCTCAGAAAGTACGTGGATAACCTCAGAAACCGGGCTTATCTCCCGAAATCAAGGGCGCTCAGGGTGTGAAACCCGGGAAAGAGGGTCTGAAACACCCAACAATCTGATATAAAAAGTTATCCACACACTTTCCCACGCACCCGTCAATGTAAATTCTCAACGAATATTTTCAGAAAACGATTTTTCCACGCACATTCCCACACCCCGGAATCACTTTTCTACGCACTTATCCACAACACTACTCCGCGACGAGACCATACAATCAACCGGAGGGACATGACCAGTGACACGACCGAAGATCGGGACGATGACGACGATATCGAACTCCCAGACGGACAGTTAGACCTCACCACCGCAGTAAGCGACGCTGCCACAAACCGTCCAATGATCGCCGTTTACTGCTGTGAACCCAGCAACGACGACATCAGAGACACGACCCGGACGCTCCTCACCCACGCGCGAGATGCACTCGGATACGACCTCAACGACGAGCGCGTCGAGAACCTCACGGCTGGTCGTGAGCATCACACGAATGGGGTGGGATACCCGCGGAGCAACGACCAAGACGGCGCAGTCGCCACGTACGACATCGAGAACGAGTATCCGGACGGCATTGAGTACCTCCTCACCGTGGCCGAACAGCGTGAGGTGACCGGTGTCGTTACCCAATCACTCAGTGAGTTCGGCGGACCTGACTCCGCAACACGAACAGTAGGGCGCCTGCTGGACGAGGGGGCGACAGTGCACCTCATTGACGACGACCTCAAAGTCACACCGGGCGACGACCGTGCGCGTCGATGGATTGCTGCCGCGGGCCGCGCCGCTCGCAACGATGACGAGGGTGACGGGAACGAACTCGTCGCTGAAGCTATCACCGCTGACGGCTGGACCGGCCGCCCACCGCTCGGATTCACCGTCTCCGAGTCCGGGCAGCTCCGGCGAAACGATCAGTGGGAAGAAATCCGCAGTATAGTTAAAACGCACGACGACGGACTCATTACCGAGTACCGCGCCAGTCAACTACTCGACTGCAGCCGCGACGCGATCAGGAACGCGGCGACGAAGTACCGCGACCTATATCGTCTTGACGAACCCGACATCAATGGCAAGTAGAAGCGTTCTTCTCCCGTTTCAATCTTCAACCCGCACCTCCACGCGGTGGGGGGTCATAGCTTCGAATTCACTGAGTCCGTCACACCGCCCGCGTTCGATTACGAACGTTTCGTCTCGAATGCACTCCCGAATCAACGCCCAGTATTCTCGCCAGAACGCGGGTTCCTCGGGTGGGTACTCGTCCTGATAGTGCACGACGTTATGCGGGTCAGCCTTCCATTCGCTGCCGACCAGGTCGAGCGGGTCGATCACGCCGACGCCTGCGTCCGGCAGGTCCGTGTCGACACGCGCCTCCGCTGTCTCGACTGTGCCGTACGGTTCCGTGACAACGAGCACGACGTGATCGTCACCCCAGACGGTTCGCCGCCACGCGTTTTTGAACGAGTCGTAGGGCACGATGACAGTCTCGACGGTGCTGACCGATGTCGTGCGGTACGCGTCGAGTGAGCGTTGGGAGAGTGCCATGGTTTGTACGTAATCCAGTGAGTGCAGTGGAAACGGAGGGGGTTACGTAACGAGGTACACGTCCCCAACCTGTTCCACTCCGGGTGTGGCTGGTCATGAGGGTTTGTGGCCGGGCGGCGGCGCAACCGATTTCAAGACGGTGATTCTCTGCCGAATCGGCCTGTGAGTCTTACCTATGCTCCTGTTCTGCCGTTCGCCACAATAAAAGATTAGGTGAACTAACCTCCAATCCAAACTACTGCCGGCTCTCGACACCCATAAAAATAGATGACTTTGAAAAGCAATTAGTTCACCTAAGAAATAAGGAAGAGTGGGCCAGATTCAGTGCAATGTCCGAAAAGCAGGGATACCGTCCGCGCACTGTGGACGAGGAAATTCTGAACCTCATGCTCGACGGCCGCGAAGATGGCCAGCCGTGGGGATTCATTACGCCTGGTATGGTCGCTGACGCACTGGATTTCTCAAGCGAGTACGCCGTCAATCGCTTATCGATGCTTAACGCCGCTGGACTTGTCGAGAAACCAGTGAAGGGAGTATACGTAATCACCGACGATGGGGTTACCACTATTGAAGAGTAATCGCTATTTGCTCCCAGAATCGTCAACAGCCACTCTGATCTCCTGAGCGATTACTCTGATTTAGACGATCTGTGAGCGTTCTTCAACATAGGTCGAACTCAGACTTGGTGTCTACTTCTCTGTTGAATCCGCAGAATGCGTCGGGATTGAGTCACTCTGTACTCGGTTCAGGCCCGCTTCCGAGAGAGTTCAGAGATGGAATCTTGGCAAAGAGCGAGAGGATCGAGATCACTAGGTGGATCGATCCAATTCATCGACGACGAAGAGAGAGATAACCGCACCTTCAGGGATCGTGATCCCTGTGCCGTCATCGGATTCAACGGAGCAGAACGAACCAAAACTAGTTCTTGAAATGAATTCTGTCTGCTGGTCTTCTAAGCGCGTTCAGGAATCTTTCCTTAATATATGGCTCCGGCACGACAAAAGTCACTCAGTGAGCGAGAGTTTGAATTGCTGTTGGAAGGAGCAGGACGAATTGAGAACCCCACTCAGCGACTCGAATCGAGGGCAGCAATTCTAATCGGAGGACGTCTCGGGCTGAGGCCAGGTGAGACAACCCATCTGAGTTCATCATGGGTTGATCAAGAGCGACAGATGATTCGCATCCCCGAACACCACACATGTACTAAAGGCCAAGATGGGAACCTTTGCGGCTATTGCCGTCAGGCAATCGAACAACGCGTACGACATAACCCCGATAGTGAATTTGGAGACTTTGCCGATTTGTATTGGCTTCCGAAAACAGAAGCAGCGGCTCGACAGATACCATTCCAATTTTCCTACCGGGTCCGGGTAGCAATCGATCTCCTAATCACGGAGCACGGCGGTTGGCCATACTCTTTCTCAACCTTACAACGGAGATTGAATGCTGCTCTTGATTTGGCTCCACAGCTTTCCAGAAACGCAACGTCTCTACATGGCCTTCGAGCGACGGCCGCCTCCTACCACGCTAGCAGAGGATTGGACTTAGCAGCACTCCGAGCAATGTTCGGTTGGGAAGACATCGATACAGCTCGCCAATACCTCAACGTAGATGGGGCGATGACTCGTCGTGCGTTGAACGATATCCATTAACGGAAGTTGGTTAGTTACCTCTAGTGAACTATGTATAGAACATACGACTCTATGGCTTCGGGCCTTCTTCCCCAAGCATCCCGTATTTCTCAAGTACTGTGGCGAAGTAGTCCTCAGTCATAACTCGGGGGTTTGAGACCCTGTGGAAATCTTTGAGGACAAACTGAGCTTCCTTATGTTCTAAACCGTAAGCATGGAATGCTGCAGCGTCAATCTCGGCTTGGATTTCGCGCCTTGCTTCTTCAGTCGTTGCGGGATCAATTCCTCCTAGACGGTCGCGCATTTCGTCGAATTCATCACCGTAGCAACTCAGTTTAGCCGCCCGTTCTGAAATATAGTGGAACCAGTCATCGTCCTCAGAAAGATCAGGCATCTGTGATTCTTTGAACTTATACATGACAATACCGGTGTCTACCTTAGTTCTAAGCAGGTAATCGAGCGGTATCGAGTTGAGAAGCCCGAGCTTAGCGAACAATTCCTCGTCAGAGAACATCCGGGTATAGAAGTTATGAAGTGGCCTTTCAGAGAGTCCTTCCTCGTAGGGCTGGATCAGGTAACTAGGGATAGTCAGCAACGTGTTGTGACAGACGATTCCTTTCGGCAGTACCGAGGCGATGAGTGTACGCTCATTAGTGGAATTCGAAATTCGTCGAATAGCGATTCGGTACTCAGTGGAATCTAGAAGTACGTCATTCTCGGTGAGTGGTTCCCCACGGTGTTGCTCCAGTAGCTCATTGACGAACCCTTTCTGGGAGCCCGTACCATCAAACGCTTCATAAATGGCCGCCTTAAGATCACGAACAGTTTTCTCCCGCATGCGTTGTTTGGCACTTCGCTCTGGGTCGTTTTGTTCTTCGACACTCCAGAATTCGGGTTCCTGCACGTCTGTTATGAAGTCCGGAGTATAGGAATATTGGTAAATATTCTTACCACCGTAGACAGGGTAGTCGGCTTCTGACTTATCCACGAAACGATCTGCATCACTTGTGCGACGGAGTCCCTGATACGGCTCCATGTATCCGGTTGGTGCATCTTTTGGAGCGATAGGTGGGTTATCGATAATCGATTCAAGGACACTGAGTTTTTGCTCCGATTCAATATACGGGAAGATCCCCGCTTCTGGGGAATACGATTCGAGTACCTTCCGTGGGATCCGGACTGCTTTTTCATTGAAGTTCTCGAAGATGGAGAGATTCCCTGATTCATATTTCCCAGAGACATATTCTGTCGAACCACTGTTCTGGAACACTACTACGCCGAACTTGTAGCGATCATCAACCTGCTTGAAAATCCCGTGGTTCTCGAAGATTGTCAGTACTTCGAGAGTAGTGTTATTCAACAGGTGGGTTCGTAGATCTTTACCTGATGCCCCGTTGAAAACCGCGCCAGGAAGAATTTGAGCGACGCGAGAAGAGTCACCCGCAAGCTGGAATACCCGCTCGAAAAAGAGAGATGAAAGGTCATTCGTGCTGGGATTGACCCGGCCATCAATCACAGGACGCTGGAGGTCGTATGCGGGCGTGTTCTTGAAGTACTCTGCACGGAGTTCCATTTCATTCTGGTATTCCTGCCACCCTTCAGCGATATCATCATCTGCTAGGAGCTCCTCTTGGACTTGATCTTTGTCATCTGGTAGTCGTGTCCGAAATGCCTCATCGTGTTTGGAGAAATAGTCGTCACGAAGCGGCTTGATACGGTCCCATGGAGGGTTTCCGATGACAACATCGAATCCGCCGTCTTCGTACACGGGGGCGAATTCCAATACCCAGTGAAATGGGCTGAATTCCTTTAATTCCTCTATATCAACATCTTCCAGCCCCGCAGCGTGGAATTGATCTAACACTTTCTCATTCAATTCCTGGCTATGAGAATCAACTAGCGATTCAGCAAGCTGGCGCGCATTTTGCGCCTCAGCAGTACTGGTGGCCTTTTGATGGCGTTTGATTGCGTTGATTACATCCTCATATAACTCCTGTACGCCAGTCCCGACGCCGCCTCCCCAATTGGTGAGGGACGCATCCCCGTCGTCAGTTACTTCTACTAAATTGGTGAACCCGACAAGGGAATTCCCTTGTCGGATGTTGAAATCGATATTCGGCAGCGGCTCAACCTCCTGTGGTTCGTCTTCAAGATCCGCGACCATCGAGAGCCACAACCGAAGTTTACAGATCTCGACCGCCCCCTGGTCAATGTCCACCCCCAGTAGCCGTGACTTCCCTCACAGAAATACCAAGAGACTACTGGCAGAGTGGACTTACTTCAGGACATTACGAATATATACTCTGCACAGTGGTAATCAATTCAGAGTGAATAGTCGATAGAGTGACCACCACTTATGGCAAAAGAGGGGATTGCATAGAGTATGACTCTCCAGCAGATCACTGCGAATGATATCGCAGGCTGGGACTCTCTCCAAGATATCGCTAACTCGTTCGAGAAACGCGGGTTAAAGCCGCGTCCGAACCTTGGAGATGACAGCCAACTCGTTCTTCAGCTCGGTGACGACGAATTTGTCGTACTCGTCAACGCAGGCCCGGGTGAATCAGCTACGGACTTCAAGCCCGACAATCGTTCCCGGCATACGAACCTCGTCGCTACGAACGACTTCGAGGAGTTTACCTTCCTAACACGGATTCGCAGTTGGGAAGGCCAGCAGCACGGCCGGATCAAGCACCAGAAAATCTCGTTCAGCAAAGACCAGTTCACGCGGGACAGCGGGGAGAAGAATACCGTGCTGAAGAAGCTCAATTCGATTGAGTACGGTTCTTCTGCCGCGATTTACGACACGCTGTACGACACACAGCAGGTGGTAAAAGAGTTCTACGAAGAGTTCGAGGATCTCCGCACCGATCTCGTTCAAGAGGTGTCCGGTGTTCCGGATGACCGTGGTGACGCTAAGCAACGCTACGTGCAGGTCATCCTTGACCGGATGATCTTCCTGTACTTCATCCAGGAGAAGCGTCTGTTGGATCGCAATCCGAACTACCTGCACGAACAGCCTAGTGACGTCGTAGATGATGGTGATGACCGGTACGAGAACTTCTACCGGCCACTGTTCTTCGAATACCTCGCAGAAGACAAGCAGAACCCCAACTTCGGCAGTCTCCCCTACCTGAATGGGGGGTTGTTCGCCAAGAACCCTGTTGAGGAAGAATTCCCAGACGCGAAACTCGGTGAATCCGCTGAAGAGACGAACCAGCTCTTCGATGACATCTTGGACTTCCTATCTGGATGGAACTGGAACGTAGACGAGCGTCTTGACATCGTTGACCCGAAGAACCTCTCACCCGCCATTCTCGGCCACATCTTTGAGCAGACTGTCAACCAGAAGGAGATGGGCGCGTACTACACGCCTGAAGAGATCACCGGCTTCATGTCCCGCCGGACGATCCACCCGTATCTGCTTGACCAACTCAACGACGCTGTCGATGCCGAATACGACGAAATTGACGATGTGTTCGGTTTCCCTAGTGTAGAAGCCAGCAGTGCGGGAGAAGCGGTCGCGGATGGCGGAACGATGACACGGCAAATGCCCGCTGAGAACGTGAAGACGAAGCATATCGAAGCGCTGTACCATGATATCCTGAAAGAGGCGCACATCCTCGATCCTGCGGTCGGTAGTGGTGCGTTCTTACTTGCTGCACAGGATGTGCTCGTGGACATTTACATGCAGTGCATCGAGTACTTCCAGCAGCTCGAACAGGAAGGGAAGGGTTGGGAGTTGGACTCTCGTACCCGCGACGAACTGGAGGAGATTAATGAAGGGCAGGGTGGGGCGTCACTGTACGCGAAGCGCACGGTGATTCTGAATAATCTGTACGGGGTGGACATTGACCAGGGGGCGGTCAGCCCCCTCTCATTGCGGCTCCCGTTCGGGAGCATCCGCGGGTTGACGCGGACCGGCTAAACATCTATCGACAGCACAGTCACACGCTCCCTACGCGTCAAACCCGTACCGGGTTGCTCCCGAAACCACTCAACGGCAACCCGATTATGGACATCGAACTCACCTGCACCGAATGCGAATCGACAATCAAACACACCGACGATGGTGACCGTGAGACAAACCACACAGCGACATGCGGATCATGCGGTGCGACGTTCGCGGTCACTGTCACACCGCTCACAGCACCACAATGACCCCCGAGATCGTACACGACATTCTCGACTCGGTCACCGACACGACCTGCCGCGACGCAGACGAACTCCCGCCACTGCACGACGCCGTGGACGTCGAGGCGCTCGACAAGCTCGTAAACGACGTCGAAAAGATCGAATTCGAGTACGCCGGGCACACAGTCGTTGTCACGGAGGGAGACACGCACGTCAGTCTCGACGACCGGAGTTGCTGACCGACGCTCGTACGCTCGTGCGTGTCTTCGTTCTCACTTACTCGCGTACCTGGGTACGTACGTGCTCGTGTACATGAGCACGTACATCTGCCCGGACCCCGGTCAGAACCCGCCTACGTACCCGATGACACCGATCACGATCATTCCAATACCCACGAGGAGAAGAACGGCTTGCCGTGGTCCGACGACGCTCGTGACGTTCTTCACGGTCATGTCACGAGTTTAGACCCGAATCCTCTTAATAATCACTTACGAACACGTTGAGTGCCCACCGTCGTCGAAACCGCGTGGTGGGCGC from Natrinema versiforme includes these protein-coding regions:
- a CDS encoding tyrosine-type recombinase/integrase; translated protein: MAPARQKSLSEREFELLLEGAGRIENPTQRLESRAAILIGGRLGLRPGETTHLSSSWVDQERQMIRIPEHHTCTKGQDGNLCGYCRQAIEQRVRHNPDSEFGDFADLYWLPKTEAAARQIPFQFSYRVRVAIDLLITEHGGWPYSFSTLQRRLNAALDLAPQLSRNATSLHGLRATAASYHASRGLDLAALRAMFGWEDIDTARQYLNVDGAMTRRALNDIH
- a CDS encoding Eco57I restriction-modification methylase domain-containing protein, translated to MDIDQGAVEICKLRLWLSMVADLEDEPQEVEPLPNIDFNIRQGNSLVGFTNLVEVTDDGDASLTNWGGGVGTGVQELYEDVINAIKRHQKATSTAEAQNARQLAESLVDSHSQELNEKVLDQFHAAGLEDVDIEELKEFSPFHWVLEFAPVYEDGGFDVVIGNPPWDRIKPLRDDYFSKHDEAFRTRLPDDKDQVQEELLADDDIAEGWQEYQNEMELRAEYFKNTPAYDLQRPVIDGRVNPSTNDLSSLFFERVFQLAGDSSRVAQILPGAVFNGASGKDLRTHLLNNTTLEVLTIFENHGIFKQVDDRYKFGVVVFQNSGSTEYVSGKYESGNLSIFENFNEKAVRIPRKVLESYSPEAGIFPYIESEQKLSVLESIIDNPPIAPKDAPTGYMEPYQGLRRTSDADRFVDKSEADYPVYGGKNIYQYSYTPDFITDVQEPEFWSVEEQNDPERSAKQRMREKTVRDLKAAIYEAFDGTGSQKGFVNELLEQHRGEPLTENDVLLDSTEYRIAIRRISNSTNERTLIASVLPKGIVCHNTLLTIPSYLIQPYEEGLSERPLHNFYTRMFSDEELFAKLGLLNSIPLDYLLRTKVDTGIVMYKFKESQMPDLSEDDDWFHYISERAAKLSCYGDEFDEMRDRLGGIDPATTEEARREIQAEIDAAAFHAYGLEHKEAQFVLKDFHRVSNPRVMTEDYFATVLEKYGMLGEEGPKP
- a CDS encoding type IIL restriction-modification enzyme MmeI, whose product is MTLQQITANDIAGWDSLQDIANSFEKRGLKPRPNLGDDSQLVLQLGDDEFVVLVNAGPGESATDFKPDNRSRHTNLVATNDFEEFTFLTRIRSWEGQQHGRIKHQKISFSKDQFTRDSGEKNTVLKKLNSIEYGSSAAIYDTLYDTQQVVKEFYEEFEDLRTDLVQEVSGVPDDRGDAKQRYVQVILDRMIFLYFIQEKRLLDRNPNYLHEQPSDVVDDGDDRYENFYRPLFFEYLAEDKQNPNFGSLPYLNGGLFAKNPVEEEFPDAKLGESAEETNQLFDDILDFLSGWNWNVDERLDIVDPKNLSPAILGHIFEQTVNQKEMGAYYTPEEITGFMSRRTIHPYLLDQLNDAVDAEYDEIDDVFGFPSVEASSAGEAVADGGTMTRQMPAENVKTKHIEALYHDILKEAHILDPAVGSGAFLLAAQDVLVDIYMQCIEYFQQLEQEGKGWELDSRTRDELEEINEGQGGASLYAKRTVILNNLYGVDIDQGAVSPLSLRLPFGSIRGLTRTG
- a CDS encoding HalOD1 output domain-containing protein, producing MTPEIVHDILDSVTDTTCRDADELPPLHDAVDVEALDKLVNDVEKIEFEYAGHTVVVTEGDTHVSLDDRSC